The DNA window ATGGTTAGCTGTGGCATACGCTGCAGGTAATAAGATAACTATCAATAATAATACTTTAAAGGAATTTTTAAACATGAAGCTAAATTCCGACGTTATATTAAAAGTAAGTGCCTTAACTAAATCAGTTAAAACAGAGGCTAAAATCCTCGATATATTATATCCGATGGATTTAACTGTGACCGCAGGTGATTCATTAGCGATTGTTGGTGCGTCTGGCTCTGGTAAGTCTACCCTATTGTCTATTATAGCGGGACTCGATTTACCTTCGAGCGGTGAAGTTTTTCTTAAAAATCAGCCATTGCACCAATTCAATGAAGAACAACGAAGTGCGGTTCGTGCGAAACATGTTGGTTTTATTTTTCAGCAGTTCTTACTTATCAATAGCTTAACAGCATTGGAAAATATCATGTTACCGGCTGAGTTAGCTGGTATGGATAATCCTGAACAATTGGCGCGAGAATTATTAGCCAAAGTTGATTTAACGGACAGAGCCGAACATTACCCATCACAATTGTCGGGTGGTGAGCAGCAACGAGTGGCGATTGCCCGTGCCTTTATTTCTAAACCCGATATTCTTTTTGCCGATGAGCCGACAGGTAACTTAGACACTAAAACAGGGTTACATATTGCTGACTTGCTGTTTGAAATTAACAAGCAAGAGGGGACCACTTTAATATTAGTTACTCACGACCCTAAATTGGCCGCGCGTTGCCAGCGCCAAGTGATCATGGAAAGTGGCCAGTTAACAGAAGCGAATGTAGAGCCTTTGGTTGTTGAGCCTTTAGCTACAAAACAGCAGTTAAGTGAGTCGTTATGAGTTATTGGCGCAAACACTCCCTGCGTTTATTAAAACACGAATTAAAACGCGGGGAACTGACGATCATCTTACTGGCGATCGTATTAGCTGTGTCTGCGGTATTTGCTTTGTCGGGTTTTTCTAGCCGTGTTAAACAAGCATTAACCGCCGAGAGTAGTACCTTTATTGCTGCTGACAGAGTATTGGATACCGGTAGTGTTATTGAGCCAGCTGTGTTGGCCAAAGCGACCAGTTTACAGTTAGCCCAAGCTCAGCAGATACAAATGTCATCGATGGTATTCACTGATAATCAGATGGCATTGGCAGCTTTGTCGGCGGTGTCGGATACCTATCCATTACGTGGTAAATTATTGGTAAGTCCGTCGTTAGATGCCTCACAAGCGGTTGCGGCTAATTCACCGAAATCCGGTGAAGCTTGGTTAGAAGCGAAAGGATTAAGACAGTTAGGCATTAAGCTTGGCGATAGCATTGAAGTCGGCGTCATGCGTTTTAAAGTCACAGGGGTGATCACGCAAATACCGGATGCGTCGTTTAGTGTGTTTAGTTCTGGTCCTGTGGTGTTTATTAATACTCAAGATGTACAGCGAACCAAGCTTATTCAACCGGGTAGTCGACTAAGTTATAAATACCTGTTCGCCGGAGAAGCCGACAATATTACCGCATTTGAGCAATGGTTCAAACCACAGTTGACTGATAACCAGCGCTGGTATGATATTAAATCACAAAATTCCCCCTTGGCGAGAGCGTTAACTAAAGCGGATAAATACTTGTCATTAGCTAGTATGCTGGGCATTGTTTTAGCCTCTGTTGCTGTTGCGGTCGCAAGCCGTCGTTATAGTCAGCGCCATCAATCTGTGGTGGCGGTGTTCAAAGCCATGGGCGCATCCAAGCGTTATGTGACTAAACTATATTGCCTGCATTGGTCGCTATTGAGTGTACTGAGTATCAGTTTAGGGCTAATTGTGGGCTATCTGATATTGAATATTGGTTTGTATGCCATGCGCGATTATCTTGATACTTCGAGCACAGGTAATATGGCATATCCCTTCTTAGTCGCGATTGTTACGGGCATTATTTGTGCTGTGGCTTTTGCAATCACGCCATTAAGAGAGTTGGTAAACACTTCGC is part of the Moritella viscosa genome and encodes:
- a CDS encoding ABC transporter, ATP-binding protein; its protein translation is MKLNSDVILKVSALTKSVKTEAKILDILYPMDLTVTAGDSLAIVGASGSGKSTLLSIIAGLDLPSSGEVFLKNQPLHQFNEEQRSAVRAKHVGFIFQQFLLINSLTALENIMLPAELAGMDNPEQLARELLAKVDLTDRAEHYPSQLSGGEQQRVAIARAFISKPDILFADEPTGNLDTKTGLHIADLLFEINKQEGTTLILVTHDPKLAARCQRQVIMESGQLTEANVEPLVVEPLATKQQLSESL